Proteins encoded within one genomic window of Halocatena marina:
- the gvpA gene encoding gas vesicle protein GvpA: MANERPSTASLAEVLDRILDKGIVIDIWARVSVVGIEVLTIEARIVVASVDTFLHYAEAITKLEQASQSEDLQDLKELDIGTSPMVEPDSGA; this comes from the coding sequence ATGGCAAATGAACGTCCAAGCACAGCCAGTCTTGCAGAGGTACTGGATCGGATCCTAGACAAAGGGATCGTTATCGATATCTGGGCACGGGTATCGGTCGTCGGAATCGAAGTTCTCACCATCGAGGCACGCATCGTCGTCGCGTCCGTCGATACATTCTTGCATTATGCCGAAGCAATAACGAAGCTTGAGCAAGCAAGTCAATCGGAGGACCTACAAGACCTCAAAGAGCTTGATATCGGTACTTCTCCGATGGTAGAACCAGATTCGGGGGCATGA
- a CDS encoding DUF4177 domain-containing protein: MEKSEPTDSSWEYTTLRPPRGDTKKEAEDPTDEMNELAAKGWRLIETIDYTGGGTKFLVFERPASSAADRSQNKRQS, from the coding sequence ATGGAGAAATCTGAACCCACCGATTCGAGCTGGGAGTACACGACGCTGCGGCCACCCAGAGGCGATACGAAAAAAGAAGCAGAGGATCCAACGGACGAGATGAACGAGCTAGCTGCTAAGGGATGGCGACTTATCGAGACCATCGATTATACGGGTGGTGGAACCAAATTTCTCGTGTTTGAGCGTCCCGCCTCGTCGGCTGCCGACCGGTCCCAAAATAAGAGACAATCATGA
- a CDS encoding VOC family protein translates to MEQSKTMQKLTPNLWFDTEAEEAAKFYVSVFDNSTLGTVTQYDPASAAVSDQPEGSVMTVAFELEGQEFVALNGGPQFRFTPAVSFIVNCHTKEEVDQLWAELSDGGREHMPLDTYPFSDRYGWTEDKYGVSWQLMFDDDRPEQKIVPSLMFVGDQCGNAAEAISFYTSIFSESDVGEITRYGPNEGPDEEGTVMFADITIEGQRFVTMDSAREHDYGFSEAISFIVDCQDQEEVDYFWDGLTENGGVKGQCGWLEDPYGVSWQIVPAVLSDILEEDAETSAQVTEALLQMEKIDINGLREAHAQ, encoded by the coding sequence ATGGAACAGAGCAAAACCATGCAAAAACTCACACCAAACTTGTGGTTCGATACAGAAGCCGAAGAAGCTGCGAAGTTTTACGTCTCAGTCTTTGACAATTCGACTCTTGGGACAGTCACTCAGTACGATCCAGCATCAGCCGCTGTCTCCGACCAACCAGAAGGGAGCGTCATGACTGTGGCATTTGAGCTGGAAGGGCAGGAATTTGTGGCTCTCAATGGCGGACCACAGTTCAGATTTACGCCCGCTGTGTCATTCATCGTTAACTGCCACACGAAAGAAGAAGTAGACCAACTCTGGGCAGAATTGTCGGATGGGGGGAGAGAGCATATGCCACTCGATACATACCCATTTAGCGATAGATACGGCTGGACCGAAGACAAGTATGGCGTCTCATGGCAGTTGATGTTCGATGACGACAGACCTGAGCAGAAGATCGTCCCGTCACTGATGTTCGTCGGCGATCAGTGTGGTAACGCAGCGGAAGCGATTTCCTTCTACACGTCGATATTCAGTGAATCAGACGTCGGAGAAATCACCCGGTACGGCCCAAATGAAGGACCTGACGAGGAAGGAACGGTCATGTTTGCCGATATTACGATCGAAGGACAGCGTTTTGTGACAATGGATAGCGCAAGAGAACACGACTACGGCTTCAGCGAGGCAATTTCCTTCATTGTCGACTGTCAGGATCAGGAAGAAGTTGACTACTTCTGGGACGGCCTCACAGAAAATGGTGGGGTGAAAGGACAGTGCGGCTGGCTGGAGGACCCGTACGGCGTATCGTGGCAAATTGTGCCAGCAGTCCTCTCCGACATCTTAGAAGAAGACGCCGAAACCTCAGCACAAGTCACGGAAGCACTGCTCCAGATGGAGAAAATCGATATCAACGGATTGCGCGAGGCCCACGCACAGTAG
- a CDS encoding GvpL/GvpF family gas vesicle protein, which produces MSDEYLYAYGIIENEEIDASIEGVEGATRAYTIDHRTLSAVVSDIETMDPEQTDENVRAHDDVLQTIMFWEGGRTVVPMQFGMTFKSARPLKSILRGGRRAFVRALQDMDGMIELGVKLLIDEDATVDRDAVREFTVEQLAAASEQEAKNDLFSDRLIINRSYLVDREEQAAFETAVDAITEEYGDTVTVQYTGPWAPYNFIDIEISSQ; this is translated from the coding sequence ATGAGTGATGAGTATCTGTACGCGTACGGGATAATCGAAAACGAAGAGATAGATGCCAGCATCGAGGGCGTCGAAGGAGCAACACGAGCCTACACGATCGATCACCGGACCCTCTCGGCAGTCGTTTCGGATATAGAGACGATGGACCCAGAGCAAACGGACGAAAACGTTCGAGCACACGACGATGTTCTTCAGACAATTATGTTCTGGGAGGGAGGTCGAACCGTCGTCCCGATGCAGTTTGGGATGACATTCAAAAGTGCACGTCCACTGAAAAGCATCCTGAGAGGCGGACGACGGGCGTTTGTGCGCGCACTTCAAGACATGGATGGAATGATCGAACTCGGGGTGAAACTCCTCATCGATGAGGATGCAACGGTTGATCGGGACGCTGTACGCGAGTTCACGGTGGAACAGCTCGCCGCTGCGAGTGAACAGGAAGCAAAAAACGATCTATTCAGTGATCGACTCATCATCAACCGTTCGTACCTCGTTGATCGGGAAGAGCAGGCTGCGTTCGAGACGGCTGTCGACGCCATCACCGAAGAATACGGTGACACTGTAACCGTCCAGTATACCGGTCCCTGGGCACCGTACAATTTCATCGACATCGAAATCAGCTCCCAATAA
- the gvpG gene encoding gas vesicle protein GvpG, with the protein MFLLDDLLFRPFVSVISVIQTLAVEEIYDRTEIKNDLKENRLLFEIGDRSRAEYERRQEELQTQLDVAEQAHETLSGKIQVKR; encoded by the coding sequence ATGTTCCTGCTCGATGACCTCCTCTTCAGGCCGTTCGTGTCTGTGATCTCGGTTATTCAGACGCTGGCAGTCGAGGAGATCTATGATCGAACAGAGATCAAAAACGACCTGAAAGAAAATCGTCTCCTGTTCGAGATCGGGGACCGATCTCGCGCGGAGTACGAACGTCGTCAAGAGGAATTACAGACACAACTCGATGTGGCAGAGCAGGCCCACGAAACACTGAGCGGCAAGATACAGGTAAAACGATGA
- a CDS encoding J domain-containing protein, giving the protein MPSKSSRTDSNTLDWPVGWDRTPSHERTQDTPFETSIRQSIDTLAGELERIGVDEWHLSTAAEHQKANPQYPYTDANPADPGAVVRWSRDEDQYAVACDSYARLRDNIRTLSLYIREKRKMENQPVQTGESEFANVRLPPAEDVSDSSPDHPPHVILGIPPDADPSTVRDAFRRLVKAAHPDNGGSEEEFRRVCEAKEALLT; this is encoded by the coding sequence ATGCCGAGTAAGTCTTCGAGAACGGACAGCAACACTCTCGACTGGCCAGTTGGCTGGGACCGAACGCCGTCGCACGAACGGACACAGGACACTCCATTTGAGACGTCGATCCGGCAGTCAATCGACACCTTGGCAGGTGAGCTAGAGCGCATCGGTGTCGATGAGTGGCATCTCTCGACGGCTGCAGAACATCAGAAGGCGAACCCGCAGTACCCGTATACGGACGCCAATCCCGCAGATCCTGGCGCAGTGGTTCGGTGGTCACGAGATGAAGACCAGTACGCTGTAGCGTGTGATTCGTACGCACGTCTTCGAGACAATATCCGGACGCTGTCTCTTTACATCCGTGAAAAGCGGAAGATGGAGAACCAGCCGGTACAAACCGGAGAAAGCGAATTCGCCAACGTCCGACTTCCACCGGCAGAGGATGTGAGTGATTCTTCGCCAGATCATCCACCGCATGTGATTCTCGGCATTCCGCCGGATGCTGATCCATCAACTGTTCGGGATGCGTTCCGACGGCTAGTAAAAGCCGCCCATCCGGACAACGGTGGTTCCGAAGAGGAGTTTCGGCGTGTCTGTGAGGCAAAGGAAGCACTGTTGACGTGA
- a CDS encoding NRAMP family divalent metal transporter, with product MCPNETRFDVSSVTEGSWRTYLSKMGPSWIAGAIAAGPATMASVITAGATFGYTLLWVVILSAILGATAQYLAMRLGLLTESGIVSVVEQHLGEGWAWVLVIDTVLAAGLAQLVIMKGVADISATVTGSDARIWGVTWAIILALGLAGHGYRFIELLAKFLVIAVVIAFFASLFFVPIDASGVAAGLIPQIPAGVDGALVAAGILGGAVHITLITMHSYTMHSKGWTSREYGLATFDVGTSMLIAFGIYSFAIFIVAAGVLHSPTVAAAELSAVAAAQALGPLVGTNAKWLFLLGLWGAAVSTLGGNTIVPPYLIADKLGWRTEVSDIRYRVLLAVVALLSGLGAFVGGSFFPLLVLVLAFGLIGTPFAIVVVLYLLNSEAVPESNSTLANLGGIILLAVTTILAANFVRTRVLGNLSEPVPLFVAVFAAVLGIITVALIGKFVREALASSVIQ from the coding sequence ATGTGTCCGAACGAGACGAGATTCGATGTATCGTCGGTGACGGAAGGTAGCTGGCGGACGTATCTTTCCAAGATGGGTCCTTCGTGGATCGCTGGTGCTATCGCCGCCGGCCCTGCAACGATGGCGAGTGTGATCACAGCCGGTGCAACGTTCGGCTATACCCTACTGTGGGTCGTGATTCTCTCCGCGATACTCGGGGCAACCGCTCAGTATCTTGCAATGCGACTCGGCCTGCTAACCGAATCAGGAATCGTCTCTGTTGTCGAACAGCATCTCGGTGAGGGGTGGGCATGGGTGCTGGTTATTGACACCGTTCTCGCAGCGGGACTCGCCCAGCTGGTGATCATGAAAGGCGTGGCGGATATCAGTGCAACCGTCACGGGGAGTGATGCACGGATTTGGGGCGTCACGTGGGCCATCATTCTTGCTCTTGGATTGGCTGGTCACGGCTACAGGTTCATCGAACTCTTAGCAAAATTCCTCGTCATCGCTGTCGTCATCGCTTTCTTCGCATCCCTATTTTTCGTCCCTATCGACGCGTCTGGTGTTGCAGCGGGACTCATCCCTCAGATTCCAGCAGGCGTCGACGGTGCGCTCGTTGCGGCTGGAATCCTTGGTGGTGCCGTCCACATCACACTCATCACGATGCACTCCTACACGATGCACTCTAAGGGCTGGACGTCACGCGAGTATGGACTTGCAACGTTCGATGTCGGCACATCGATGCTTATTGCCTTTGGCATCTACAGCTTTGCAATCTTTATCGTTGCTGCGGGCGTCCTGCACTCGCCTACTGTGGCTGCGGCGGAACTCTCCGCAGTGGCTGCTGCTCAGGCGCTTGGCCCATTAGTCGGAACAAACGCCAAGTGGCTATTTCTCCTCGGGTTGTGGGGTGCAGCCGTCTCTACACTTGGCGGTAACACCATCGTTCCTCCGTATCTGATCGCCGATAAGCTAGGGTGGCGAACAGAGGTCTCCGACATTCGATACCGTGTGCTCTTGGCCGTCGTGGCACTGCTCTCGGGGCTAGGCGCGTTCGTCGGAGGATCCTTTTTTCCGCTACTGGTGCTTGTGCTGGCGTTCGGTCTTATCGGAACACCATTTGCCATCGTCGTCGTACTGTATCTTCTCAATAGCGAGGCGGTCCCGGAATCGAACTCGACGCTCGCAAATCTCGGCGGGATTATTCTCCTTGCAGTCACTACTATTCTCGCCGCTAACTTCGTCCGCACCCGAGTGCTTGGAAACCTCTCTGAACCTGTACCCTTGTTCGTCGCAGTCTTCGCTGCGGTGCTCGGAATCATCACCGTCGCTCTGATCGGTAAGTTTGTTCGTGAAGCTCTCGCTAGCTCCGTAATACAATGA
- the gvpH gene encoding gas vesicle protein GvpH, which yields MTNKSNRENGGIVQTLREILETIVAAEEERQRHGKGSTTLGKTRLGYEFSIDTGTLSDLGPDSRTTNSSDRATAVRYVDGNVLVTIDIPEVDPETVSAGVDNRTGELLLGIDGTIEERIPLRQKGLKIVTASVTNGILEFHLQPIEAIKE from the coding sequence ATGACGAACAAGAGCAACAGAGAAAATGGTGGAATCGTCCAGACCCTTCGAGAGATTCTCGAAACGATCGTTGCTGCCGAAGAGGAACGCCAACGCCACGGGAAAGGATCGACCACCCTCGGTAAAACACGACTCGGCTATGAGTTCTCGATCGATACTGGAACTCTCTCTGACCTCGGTCCCGATTCCCGTACAACAAACTCGTCGGATCGGGCAACAGCCGTCCGGTATGTAGACGGAAACGTGCTAGTCACGATAGATATCCCCGAAGTGGATCCGGAAACAGTGTCTGCTGGCGTCGATAATAGAACGGGCGAACTCCTGCTCGGTATCGATGGGACGATTGAAGAACGTATCCCGCTCCGACAGAAAGGGCTCAAGATCGTTACCGCCTCCGTCACCAACGGCATCCTCGAATTTCACCTGCAGCCAATTGAGGCGATCAAAGAATGA
- the gvpO gene encoding gas vesicle protein GvpO, whose protein sequence is MAESDVDPSTRTIDELTDEIESIDDPETLEEIYEAETESQDRKGAKEAIEVRFEELENSTDSDEDDDSLKETREAIERSLEGMEESETNDGSSSIVEIQKQIHEHTPELINRPLDGITEVEQTDDGWKAVGEFVERRAIPDTQDILGRYEILLDTSGQIHGYRCLKRYRRGDTTSME, encoded by the coding sequence ATGGCTGAGTCAGACGTAGACCCAAGCACTCGTACGATAGATGAGCTAACGGACGAAATCGAATCGATCGACGATCCCGAAACGCTCGAGGAGATTTACGAGGCCGAGACTGAGAGCCAGGACCGAAAAGGGGCAAAAGAGGCCATCGAAGTTCGATTCGAAGAGCTTGAGAACAGTACTGACAGCGATGAGGATGACGATTCGCTCAAAGAGACACGGGAAGCGATCGAACGCAGTCTCGAAGGGATGGAGGAATCAGAAACCAACGACGGGAGCAGTTCCATCGTAGAGATTCAAAAACAGATCCATGAACATACGCCGGAACTGATCAACCGTCCTCTCGATGGTATTACCGAAGTGGAACAGACTGATGATGGGTGGAAAGCAGTTGGGGAGTTCGTTGAACGCCGCGCGATTCCGGATACGCAGGACATTCTTGGACGATACGAGATACTCCTCGATACGAGCGGTCAGATTCATGGCTACCGATGTCTCAAACGTTATCGACGGGGTGATACGACCTCGATGGAGTGA